CAAGGTTTTACTACTTATTATTTATAACAATGATTGTTTGGGTTGCACGGGGCGTGCTATACCTTTGGCTTATGAGTTTCAACAGAAATACCCATCGATTCAGGTTGCTGGTATACATGCCGATTTTGTAAATAGAGAAGGCACAAAAGCTTCTATTAAAAGTATATTTACAAGTGGTGAAAATCCGTTTCCAATTTATATAGATAAGCATCATCATCTTTACGATCAATTCAAATCTGAAGGTACACCACAATGGTTGCTTATTTCGGAAAAAGGCGAACTATTTCGTTCTATTTTTGGATCGCAAGATAATGCCAAGAATCGCTTATTCTATGCTTTAGAAAGTCTTTGTGAAGGTTGAAATTGCTGATGTATTCGTTATTATTCGATGCTTCTAATTAAATCAATATTATAACGTTCTAAATCACTTAAAAAATCATTTACATTTTTGTGTTCTGGTCTGTACCAATCTTGATTTCTAAAGTAAAGATCCATTTTCCCGTTCTTAATAAAAATATAGCCATAGCGTGCATATATTTCATTTCTCATAATCTGCAAGTCGTCAGGATGCATAGCATGTAATATAGCAGGTTGTAATTTTTTATATGAAGCTTCTATGTATTTCCCATAATAAGAATCTTTTAAAATTAATTCAGATTTTGTTCCTATTTCAAACTTGCTATCTTCAATCCAACTAGACCAAGGATTATCAATTTTTAAACTTTTATAAAGCGCTCCGTTTTCGGTTTTATAATGAACAAATTGCCCAGTATGCTGATCACTAGAAAATTTGCCTGTTTTATCAATTTTAATATTTGTGAGATTGATGTAGTTGCTTTTCCATTGGTTTGTACCTTCTTCCCAAGAGCCATTTTCTACTTGGCCAATTATGAAGCCTCCAGAAAAGAATAAAATTAAATCCGTTTCCATTTCGCTTTCACCAAAATGATACGAGCCTTGATACTCCATTTCAAATTTAGGCAGCCAAGGCGTTAAATCAGATTCAGAAATCTCTTGTCCGCCCCAATATTGGGCAAAAGTAGAATTAGAAATCAGCAGTAAAATTATTAAAAGTCTCATATTATTTGTTCATAAAAGCATCTAACCTCTTGTTAGTGGTTTGTTGAATTTTACTTTTCATATAAGGTGTCCAACCTAATAAATATCCCGGAGCTCCCATGGCTTGCTTAGTCCACTTCCATAAATCGAACGTGTCCAAATGTTCTATAATTTTACCATCTTTAAATATAAAGGCAGCACTAACTTTATTTATAACTTTTCTTTTTTTCTCTCCGTAAAAATATTCTGCAACCCAATTTGCTTTTCCGGTTTCAGCATTAGCTTCTATATTGTTAAAGCTAATTTTAGTATCTCCTTTTTTTTGTGAAAGCAACATTTCCCACATTTTAAAAGCGCTTTCCCCTTCTAACCTTCCGAATACAGCATCTTGAAATACAACATCTTTATGATAACATTCTAGCATGCCTTCAAAATTCCCATTAGAAAATGATGTGTAAAACTTCTCTATTATTTCCTTGTTCTCCATCTTAATATCCATTTTTTTAATTGTATTCAAGCTATTATTTTAAAACAATCGTTTCAACTTATTTCTTATGAAACAACCACCAATTCATATCACGAGTTAACTGATATCCTAATTTTTGATAAAGCGGAATGGCTAAGTTACCTTTATTTGTGTGTAAAACAGGTTGTTTATTTACTTTCAAAATTTCTTTTGTGTTGTGAGCTATTAGTTGTTTTGCCAATCCTTTTCTTGTATAATTGGGGTGTGTAACCACAGCACTAACTTCTATAAAAAGATCAGTTTGCATGCGCTGACCAGCTATTGCTACTAATTTATCATCTTTAATGATACCATAATAATTACCCATTTCAAAGGTTCGCTTTTTATAATAACCAGGCATAACTAGCCAAACTAGATTATAAATTTCTTCAATATAACTTTCGTCAAGTAATACAATATCTTCTGTTATTTCAACATCTGATAGTTTATTTAAAACCATTTGACAACCTTCAATTTTTCTATCTAAGACCACGTTGTTTTCGTCTATTATTGGGGTCTGATTTTCTGAAACAAAGAAGAATGAATCTGATTTTTTCACATATTCACTTGAAGCTTCTGCCGTCTTTGTTTCATCGAAAAAAGCTCCAAACGGACAAACCTCGTGGTGATAAAATTGTACACCATCGGAATTCACAGCATACTTTTTATGCGTTTCTTTTAATGAATACCAAACTGGATTTTTTAATTGATTTTCTAAATTTATCATTAGAACTACTTAAATTAATTTTTTAACGGAATTGTAATTCCATCAAACTTATCTAATACTCCGTTTTATCCATTTTTTTAGTCCATTCATTAAATGGCTCTAAAGCAATTTCACGAGCTAATTGCTCGAACGGGATACTTCTTTTTTCGTATGGTAACGGAATTTCCTTGTAGATAAACTCATCTTCAAAACCGATATTAGCCGCGTCTACCTGATTACTCCCATAGTAAACCTTATCTGGTCTAGCCCAATAAATAGCGCCTAAACACATAGGACAAGGCTCGCAAGAGGTGTATATTTCACAACCATCTAGTTGAAAAGAATCTAAGTTTTTACATGCATCTCTAATGGCCGTAACTTCGGCATGTGCTGTAGGGTCGTTGGTAGAGGTTACTTTGTTATTGCCGCGACCAACTATTTTTCCGTCTTTAACAACTACGCAGCCAAATGGGCCACCTTCATTGTTGTTCATTCCTTTTAAAGCTGCATTTACAGCTTCCTGCATAAATTTTTCTTTGCACATCGTTCTTCTAATTTTTCCGAAAAGTACAGATTATTTGCTGTTTTATTGATGGAGATTTGAGATTATTTTAATTGAAAATTTATTGTTCTCGATAAGCTTTCAAAATGTTAAACAAAAAAGGCCCATCAAATAAATTGATGGGCCTTTTTAAAAACTTTAAGTATATATTTAGATAACTTTTACGTTAACTGCATTTAATCCTTTGTTTCCTTCTTGTAAATCAAATTCAACAACATCGCCTTCACGAATTTCGTCTACTAAACCTGAAATGTGTACAAAATGATCTTTGTCTACACCTTCTTCTGTGATAAATCCGAATCCTTTAGTGTCGTTGAAAAATTTTACTGTTCCTTTACTCATAATAATATAGTATTGTATTTATAATTACTTACTTAAAGGCAAAGATAGTGCCAATTTATAGATAAGGACTACCAATCTATAGGGAAATAATCTTTTAAAAATTTACCCGACCAATGTTTTCCGGTATTAATGCCGTCAATAAGCGGATCCATTACCCTCGCGGCGCCATCAACAATATCGAGCGGTGGCTGAAAATCGTGAACTTCTACCTTTTTCTTCGATAATTCGGCCGGATCTTCGTCGGTTACCCACCCAGTATCGACTGCATTCATGTAAATTCCCGACTTTGCAAAGGTAGCTGCCGAGGTATGTGTTAGCATATTTAAGGCTGCTTTTGCCATGTTTGTATGCGGATGTCTGTCTTGTTTTTTAAACCTATGGAACTTCCCTTCCATGGCCGAAACATTTATTATGTGTTTTTTACCTGTGTTTTCCTTCATCATTAAATTTGATAAACGGTTACACAATACAAAAGGCGCTACAGCATTTACAAGTTGTACTTCCACCATTTCGGTAGTTTCTATTTCGCCTAATTTTAAACGCCAGCTGTTGGTTTTTCGTAAATCTACTTGTTGTAAATCGGCATCTAATTTTCCTTCAGGGAATACCTCTGAGGTTTGTAAGGAGTTATCAAAACTATAAGGTATTTGAGAAAGTTCGGCCGAATTACGCAAACCAATACCTGGTTCCGGACCGTGCCATGTTACTGGCAATACGTTATTTTTATCTGTTTTTGATGGGCTTAAACTCAAACTCGATATTTCTTCTAGACAACTCTCATGATCTTTAAGTAAGGTTTGTGCTAATTTTGGTAATTGATCTATGGGTAATTTTTCGTTTTCCATTAAATGGAAATAAAAACCAGACGGACGACGCACTGTTTGCGCGGCGTTGTTTATTAAAATATCTAAGCGATCGTATTTCTGCTCTATATAATTACAGAAAATTTCAACACTTGGTATGTGGCGTAAATCTAAACCATGTATATGTAAACGGTCGCTCCATTGTTTATAGTCGTCTTCTTTAGAAAAACGAATGGCAGAATCTGCCGGAAAACGTGTGGTAGCTACAACCGTTGCACCAGAGCGCAATAACATTAATGTAATATGATAACCAATTTTTAAACGCGAACCTGTAATTACAGCTACTTGATCTTTTAAATCGGTCGTTTGAAAACGTTTGGCATAGTTTAAATCACCACATTCCGTACACATAGTATCGTAAAAGTGATGCAATTTGGTAAATACCGTTTTACAAACGTAGCAGTTTCTAGGCGATTCTAACTCTGGAGTATCTTCAGAAATAGCTGCCGCAGCTAATAATTTTGGCGCAACAAATAAAGCCGATTCTCTTGCCGAACGAATACCTGTAGATTTACGTGCGTGCTTATCTTTGGCAATCATTTTACGTTTTGCCGCTTTTTTAGC
The window above is part of the Algibacter sp. L3A6 genome. Proteins encoded here:
- a CDS encoding nucleoside deaminase, whose translation is MCKEKFMQEAVNAALKGMNNNEGGPFGCVVVKDGKIVGRGNNKVTSTNDPTAHAEVTAIRDACKNLDSFQLDGCEIYTSCEPCPMCLGAIYWARPDKVYYGSNQVDAANIGFEDEFIYKEIPLPYEKRSIPFEQLAREIALEPFNEWTKKMDKTEY
- a CDS encoding cold-shock protein encodes the protein MSKGTVKFFNDTKGFGFITEEGVDKDHFVHISGLVDEIREGDVVEFDLQEGNKGLNAVNVKVI
- a CDS encoding YARHG domain-containing protein, whose amino-acid sequence is MRLLIILLLISNSTFAQYWGGQEISESDLTPWLPKFEMEYQGSYHFGESEMETDLILFFSGGFIIGQVENGSWEEGTNQWKSNYINLTNIKIDKTGKFSSDQHTGQFVHYKTENGALYKSLKIDNPWSSWIEDSKFEIGTKSELILKDSYYGKYIEASYKKLQPAILHAMHPDDLQIMRNEIYARYGYIFIKNGKMDLYFRNQDWYRPEHKNVNDFLSDLERYNIDLIRSIE
- a CDS encoding SDR family NAD(P)-dependent oxidoreductase, producing MPEEDKQGQTANHKIVSPEEIDQCIAILEQLNADTNQMFELPEAQRNALFKASGLLSRPNRDEFQRRRKDAKKAAKRKMIAKDKHARKSTGIRSARESALFVAPKLLAAAAISEDTPELESPRNCYVCKTVFTKLHHFYDTMCTECGDLNYAKRFQTTDLKDQVAVITGSRLKIGYHITLMLLRSGATVVATTRFPADSAIRFSKEDDYKQWSDRLHIHGLDLRHIPSVEIFCNYIEQKYDRLDILINNAAQTVRRPSGFYFHLMENEKLPIDQLPKLAQTLLKDHESCLEEISSLSLSPSKTDKNNVLPVTWHGPEPGIGLRNSAELSQIPYSFDNSLQTSEVFPEGKLDADLQQVDLRKTNSWRLKLGEIETTEMVEVQLVNAVAPFVLCNRLSNLMMKENTGKKHIINVSAMEGKFHRFKKQDRHPHTNMAKAALNMLTHTSAATFAKSGIYMNAVDTGWVTDEDPAELSKKKVEVHDFQPPLDIVDGAARVMDPLIDGINTGKHWSGKFLKDYFPIDW
- a CDS encoding TlpA family protein disulfide reductase, which encodes MNTAIESIYVLDLDGVATDLMKLYKNKVLLLIIYNNDCLGCTGRAIPLAYEFQQKYPSIQVAGIHADFVNREGTKASIKSIFTSGENPFPIYIDKHHHLYDQFKSEGTPQWLLISEKGELFRSIFGSQDNAKNRLFYALESLCEG
- a CDS encoding nuclear transport factor 2 family protein, with product MNTIKKMDIKMENKEIIEKFYTSFSNGNFEGMLECYHKDVVFQDAVFGRLEGESAFKMWEMLLSQKKGDTKISFNNIEANAETGKANWVAEYFYGEKKRKVINKVSAAFIFKDGKIIEHLDTFDLWKWTKQAMGAPGYLLGWTPYMKSKIQQTTNKRLDAFMNK
- a CDS encoding GNAT family N-acetyltransferase — encoded protein: MINLENQLKNPVWYSLKETHKKYAVNSDGVQFYHHEVCPFGAFFDETKTAEASSEYVKKSDSFFFVSENQTPIIDENNVVLDRKIEGCQMVLNKLSDVEITEDIVLLDESYIEEIYNLVWLVMPGYYKKRTFEMGNYYGIIKDDKLVAIAGQRMQTDLFIEVSAVVTHPNYTRKGLAKQLIAHNTKEILKVNKQPVLHTNKGNLAIPLYQKLGYQLTRDMNWWLFHKK